From a single Methanofollis sp. W23 genomic region:
- a CDS encoding rhodanese-like domain-containing protein, with product MIFEQIESTGLAHYSYFVGAGRAAAVVDPRRDVEVYLDLADAHGVEITHIFETHRNEDYCTGSLDLARATGAEILHGVALDFGFGRPVKEGEVVGVGPLEVRVLETPGHTDESISLVLAEAGHADAPLMVFTGDALFAGDVGRTDFFKDRLDEMAGALYDSLHEKILTLHDGVIVCPAHGAGSVCGGTISDRPLTTVGHEKRTNPLLQLNRPEFVARKRAEHHPIPPYFATMERYNLSGPLPLRGGETTPMRPMPPDAIEHAAARGATLVDLRGPSAFAGGHVPGSLNIWQAGVSAYLGYYARYDRAVIFIDDVARAPRAAATQARRLGFDAIDGYLAGGMRAWYQSGRPIGRCKTCSVHEVDPDAEGQFIIDVRDRPTRLSIGAVPGSHSIPVEEIARRIREVPRHTAILAYCNTGFKGSLAASILLRDGYQDVTNILGGMNAWINTGRTVQKEPRKEEIPVL from the coding sequence ATGATCTTTGAGCAGATCGAATCAACTGGACTGGCCCACTACTCGTACTTTGTCGGGGCCGGGCGGGCCGCTGCCGTCGTCGACCCCAGGCGGGATGTGGAGGTCTACCTCGACCTCGCCGACGCACACGGGGTCGAGATCACCCACATCTTCGAGACCCACCGGAACGAAGATTACTGCACCGGGTCGCTCGACCTTGCCAGAGCGACTGGCGCAGAGATCCTTCACGGTGTGGCCCTCGATTTCGGCTTCGGCCGTCCGGTGAAAGAGGGAGAGGTCGTCGGCGTTGGACCGCTGGAGGTGCGGGTACTCGAAACCCCTGGCCACACCGACGAGAGCATCTCCCTGGTGCTCGCCGAGGCCGGGCATGCCGACGCACCCCTCATGGTCTTCACCGGCGACGCCCTCTTTGCCGGAGACGTGGGAAGGACCGACTTCTTCAAAGACCGTCTGGACGAGATGGCCGGCGCCCTCTACGACTCGCTCCACGAAAAGATTCTCACCCTCCACGACGGCGTCATCGTCTGCCCGGCCCACGGCGCCGGGTCGGTCTGCGGCGGCACGATCAGCGACCGCCCACTCACCACCGTCGGCCACGAGAAGAGGACAAACCCGCTCCTCCAACTGAACCGGCCAGAGTTCGTCGCCCGCAAACGTGCCGAGCACCACCCCATCCCGCCGTACTTTGCCACCATGGAGCGCTACAACCTCTCCGGGCCCCTCCCCCTCCGGGGTGGCGAGACCACGCCGATGCGACCGATGCCCCCTGATGCAATCGAGCATGCGGCCGCACGGGGCGCCACACTCGTCGACCTCAGGGGACCGTCCGCCTTTGCCGGTGGCCATGTCCCGGGGAGCCTGAACATCTGGCAGGCAGGGGTCTCGGCATATCTTGGCTATTATGCCAGATATGACCGGGCCGTCATCTTCATCGACGACGTGGCCCGGGCCCCGCGTGCCGCCGCGACCCAGGCCCGTCGTCTCGGGTTCGACGCCATCGACGGTTACCTGGCCGGCGGGATGAGAGCATGGTACCAGAGCGGTCGCCCCATCGGGAGGTGCAAGACCTGCTCGGTCCACGAGGTCGATCCCGACGCAGAGGGGCAGTTCATAATCGACGTCAGGGACCGCCCCACCCGCCTCTCGATCGGGGCGGTCCCTGGCTCCCACTCCATCCCGGTTGAGGAGATCGCCAGGAGGATCAGGGAGGTGCCAAGACACACGGCCATCCTGGCCTACTGCAACACCGGGTTTAAAGGGAGCCTTGCCGCCTCAATCCTCCTCAGGGACGGCTACCAGGACGTCACCAACATCCTGGGCGGGATGAATGCCTGGATCAACACCGGGCGCACCGTCCAGAAAGAACCAAGAAAAGAAGAAATTCCAGTTCTGTAG
- a CDS encoding heavy metal-binding domain-containing protein — protein sequence MIITTNESIPGHDFEVLGLVVGNTVQAKNIGRDLLSGLKGVVGGEITAYTEMLSEAREIALERMEKEAEKVDADAVIALRFSTAEAMPGAAELMAYGTAVRFR from the coding sequence ATGATCATCACGACCAACGAATCTATCCCTGGCCACGACTTCGAGGTGCTCGGCCTTGTCGTGGGCAACACCGTACAGGCAAAGAATATCGGACGAGACCTTCTGAGCGGACTGAAAGGTGTGGTCGGCGGGGAGATCACGGCCTACACCGAGATGCTCTCCGAGGCACGGGAGATCGCCCTCGAACGGATGGAAAAGGAAGCCGAGAAGGTCGACGCCGATGCCGTCATCGCCCTCAGGTTCTCGACGGCGGAGGCGATGCCGGGCGCCGCCGAACTGATGGCCTACGGGACCGCGGTCAGGTTCAGGTGA